From Brevundimonas vesicularis:
CGCAGGCCGTCCTCGAAGGCGGCCAGCAATCCGGCCTCGTCCTCGGCCTCCACATAGATGACTCGGTTCGAAGACAGCCCCGCCTGCTCCAGCGCCGGCGCGAACAGGTCCGGGCGGGTCACACACCAGAGCACCGGCCCCTGGGTGCGCGCTGCCACACCGGCCGCAAACAAGGCGGCAACGGCCCCGTCGATGGCCCCGTCGCCGCCGCCAGTCACCTCATGCAGCGCGCCGAGCGCCAAGCCGCCGGCGGGCAGCCGGCGATCGAGCGCGGCCAGTCCAAACGGCAGCACGCCGCCAGGCGGACGTCGACCCGCCTCGATACGGGCGATCTCCGCGCGGAGCGCCTGGAAGGATGGGGAGGCGGCGGACATGTTCTCCTGAAACCGGATGCGAGCTGAACGTTCCTTATTTGTTCTTATTCGAGCGTGTGAGAGTCAAGGCGGATCGCAACGGCGTTGTGGATCGCCCTGTGGGCGGCGCCATCCCGGGCGCGGCGCGTTAGCCCCACGATGACGCAGCCCCTCCGATACCCCACCACCCCCGACGGCCGCTATTTCGTGGTTCGAGGCCGGCTGTGGCGGTGCTCCAATCCTGCTCTGTCGGCGGAGGCGAGGGACGAACTGGTGCATGATCTGATGTCGGCGCGCCGGGCGGTGCGGACGGCCTTGGCGGCTGAGGATACGGACGCTTTGGCCGCAGCGCGGCGCAGCGTCGACAAGGCCAAGGTGGGGTTGGGTGAGCGGGGCCCTGTGTGGTGGACCGACGGCTCGCCGGATCTCAATCGACACATGGCGCGAAACACTACCTATGCAGACTGGTTCGCCAGTCTGGGCGAGACGGCCGAATGACCACAGCACTCGACCGTTTCGTCCTAGCTCAAGACCCCGTGATCGAAACGGCGATGGCCGAGCTCGCGGCGGGTCGCAAGACAAGCCACTGGATGTGGTTTGTCTTCCCCCAGGCCCGGTCGCTGGGACAGTCTTCGACAGCCGCCTTCTATGGCATTGGGTCGCTCAAGGAGGCCGAGGCCTACCTGGCTCATTCGGTTCTAGGGGAGCGGCTTGCCCGCGCCACCCGGACTGCGACCACGGCGCCGGCGGCGTCGGTGCATCAGCTGTTCGGATCGCCCGATGATCTCAAGTTCCGCTCATCGATGACCCTGTTCGCCGCCGTGGCGGCCGATCCAACCGTGTTCGACGCGGCGCTCGCACGTTGGGGCCTTTCGCCTGATCCGTTGACCGCAGGCCTTGTGTCGACCGCCAAGACGGGACCGGATCGTCTTTAAACAACGATCGGAGGCTTTACGCGGTTCAGGCGTCGATAACTGACAGAGCGCCGTCGGGCAGCGGGCGCTGAAGCGCCTTGGCCGTTTCCCACGGCGCCGTCATCCAGGCTTCGATCTCGTTGGGCTGCGTCAGGATCACTGGCATGGCCTTGGGGTGAACCGCGCCGACCTCGGCGTTAGGGTCGGTCGTCAGGAAGGCGAAAACGTCGATCGTCTCCATGCCGGTCTTGATCTTGCGCACGCTTGTGTGGGCCTGAACGTGAATGCCGGCGAAGAAGGCGAGCGGCTCGGGTTCGTCTACCGCGAGCTTGAACCAGACGGGTCGGTATTTTCCGGCCGCGTCCCGGCCCGGTTCGCTGAAGGCCGTGAAGGGGATCAGGCAGCGCGACGCCGGCGACAGATGTGGGCGCCAATGGCTCGAGTTGGTGTTGCGGACGTTGGTCGTGCCGCTGTCGGGTTCGAACTCCAGGATTTTCTGGAAGTCGACCGCACCGCCTTTGGCGCGCAGCTTGTCGGCGCGCTTCGTCGCATTGTCAAAGATCATCTTCTTGGACGACGGCATGCCCCAGCGCGCGGATGCAAGGATGCACTCTGCGCCCGCCCAGCGCACGATCGGCGCCGGATAGTCGGGATAGATATCGCCCGGCGCGAGGTTACCGACGGTCGACCGCATCGCGTTCGCCGCATCCATTATGGCTTGGGGGCCAGAGCGCTGGCGATACAGATTGCACATCAGGCCCTAGCCTTTTTCAGATCGGCAGCGAGGGATTTACGATCCGCCTCATAGGTCGCATCCGCCTCCTGACGCGCCTGGCTTAGCGCGGCCTGTTGTTCTTCGAAATCAGCCATTACCGCCCGATGACGTTCGTCCAGATCGGCCAGCGCCGCCTGAAGCTTTTCGATTTTGGCGGCCCTCGCCTTGGACGGTCCCTGAGGTCTCGCGGGTTTAGCCTTGCCAATCTTGCCGACATCGATCGCGAGGCCGCGTTCGACGACCTCGCCAGGAGAGGCCAGCGCGGCCTCGAAATCCGGTCCGCCGGAAAGCTGGCTGGCCAGGCCGGTTGCGAACAGATCCTGCTTTGAGCCCCAGGCCTCCAACGCCTTGGCTCGCGAGGTGGTGGCGACGGTGAAGGCATGGAAGCCGTCGGACCAGGTGAAGACCTTCAGCTTGGCCGCCATTTCAGTCGATCAGTCCGCGACGCTGCATGTCCATGATGATGGGATCGGTCAGCGAAGAGATGACCTCCATGTCAAAGGCGTCCTCAACTTCCGTCTCATCGGCAAATGAGCGTGGTTGGTTCTGCCGCAGTTCGGAAGTCGCCAAGATGACTGGACCACCTGCTGCCGGGCCAGATGCTCGATGCGTTGAAGGCGAACGCCTGCCCGTGATCTGATGAGGGTCTTGCGTGTCGCCATCAGGTAGTCCTCCCAACCGAACCCTGACACGCAGGTCGGCGAATGTGGAGTCGCGACCGTGCATGGGACCAGTCTGAGTAAGCGCACGACTTGCACGGCACCAGATGGGTCTGCCGTCCCCGCACTCGCGACATTTGTTCCACCCATGGCCACGCTTGAAAATCTTCCATCGTTCATGAGCGCCTAAAGGCGAGTGAAGCCTAGCGTTCACACAAATCAAATCGTTGGCAAAACGATTCCGCCCCAAAGGGGCCGATAGGAAAATCATCCTGTGATGGATGATGCACACATTACGCACACCTGCGTTGGGTATAAGTCACGGTATTTTAACATGAAAAACCGGGCGCAAAATGGGTCATAAGTGACCCACAACATCGCTATGTCTATTTACCGCGTCTAATCAGTCATCTAAGTGGGTTGCCGACGATCCACCCCTACTGGAGAAAATCAGTGGTTACGCGACGCCCGCGCATACAAGCCTACATCGAATATGACGTTTACCGTCGGGCGGAAAATCAAGCCAAGCGGCTGGGAAAGACAATGAGCGAGCACGTGTCGGACGCGTTGGTCGCTTACTCACCTGACATGACGGAGTGGTCTGCCAAGCAGGCCGGCTATCAGACAATGATGATTTTGAGCCTCACCCTGGCGATGGCGAAAAGAACGATGAGCGAAAGCGACATTCGGCAGGCAAGAGAAGTTGCGGGCCAAGCTGCCGAGATCGTGTTCGGTCGGTTGGGAGAACGTCCATTCCATCCCAGATCGGAAATCCCAGAAGATAATCGTATGGCGGCCCTTTTTGAGGCTTTCAGGTTTGACTGACCTCGACGAAGCCCGACTGCTTCGCGAAAGGGCAGGGAGCCGCACCGAATAGCTGATCGGGCTGGCGTGTTCCGGCGGCGCATTCTCTTTCATTGCCATCGGATCCGCTTCTGGTTGAGCCGGTGTGTGTCATTGGCTGGCCGTGGCTGTGGTGGTGTGTTCTCGAGGCAATAGGCCAGCACGGCCTGGGGTACGCGGGTATTCGGCGAATCGGGCTCAGGACCGAAGTCGTCCTGCTTCATGCGCCAGTAGCCGGGGCTGTGCTGCCAGGACCTGACGCGATGGAACCATTGCACCTCAGCAGGGGGCCGGCTTCTCAAGAACAGATCGTCGGCCGATGGCAGGTAGGCTTCCCAGCCTCGCTTCTCGGTGAGCCAAGTATGGGCCGCCCCCATGAACCGCCCGTCTTGGTCCTTGGCGTCAGGGGAGGCCGCCACGAAAGCACCGACGGCGATCCGGAGCGACAGAGCAGGGGTTCC
This genomic window contains:
- a CDS encoding SOS response-associated peptidase family protein, yielding MRSTVGNLAPGDIYPDYPAPIVRWAGAECILASARWGMPSSKKMIFDNATKRADKLRAKGGAVDFQKILEFEPDSGTTNVRNTNSSHWRPHLSPASRCLIPFTAFSEPGRDAAGKYRPVWFKLAVDEPEPLAFFAGIHVQAHTSVRKIKTGMETIDVFAFLTTDPNAEVGAVHPKAMPVILTQPNEIEAWMTAPWETAKALQRPLPDGALSVIDA
- a CDS encoding DUF1810 domain-containing protein; this encodes MTTALDRFVLAQDPVIETAMAELAAGRKTSHWMWFVFPQARSLGQSSTAAFYGIGSLKEAEAYLAHSVLGERLARATRTATTAPAASVHQLFGSPDDLKFRSSMTLFAAVAADPTVFDAALARWGLSPDPLTAGLVSTAKTGPDRL